One window of Populus nigra chromosome 5, ddPopNigr1.1, whole genome shotgun sequence genomic DNA carries:
- the LOC133695434 gene encoding NAC domain-containing protein 104-like: protein MGDHGCSGNLPPGFIFSPSDEELILHFLDRKASLLPCHPDIIPDLGFYPQDPWQLEGRALWSENQWYYFSRVMENQATGNGFWKPLDIEEPIFSSSTGKKVGLKKYLVYCIGPEGVETNWMMQEYHLCSSKSSGKSYKRKQKLDCSKWILCRVYQREGSCSKSSNHSDDDDGTELSCLDEMFLSMDDLDDISFPN, encoded by the exons ATGGGCGATCATGGCTGCAGCGGCAACCTTCCTCCTGGATTTATTTTCAGCCCATCTGATGAAGAGCTTATCCTTCACTTTCTCGATCGCAAGGCCTCTCTCTTACCGTGCCACCCTGACATCATTCCCGATCTTGGTTTTTATCCTCAGGATCCTTGGCAGCTTGAag GCAGGGCTCTGTGGAGTGAAAACCAGTGGTACTACTTTAGTCGAGTGATGGAGAACCAAGCAACAGGAAATGGGTTTTGGAAGCCATTAGATATTGAAGAACCTATATTTAGTTCGAGTACTGGTAAGAAGGTTGGATTAAAGAAGTACCTCGTGTACTGCATTGGTCCCGAAGGTGTAGAAACAAATTGGATGATGCAGGAATATCATCTTTGCAGTAGTAAGTCGAGCGGCAAATCCTACAAGAGAAAGCAAAAATTA GATTGCAGTAAATGGATCCTATGTCGAGTTTATCAGAGGGAAGGAAGCTGTTCCAAGAGTTCAAACcacagtgatgatgatgatggaacCGAGCTTTCATGTCTAGATGAGATGTTCTTATCAATGGATGATCTTGATGATATAAGTTTTCCAAATTAG
- the LOC133694408 gene encoding 2-oxoisovalerate dehydrogenase subunit alpha 2, mitochondrial isoform X1, with protein sequence MAVCVRQSRNNVINHVKSKMGLLGLTNLSSSLNNDHSTLSTASLAKDLRNRSSVFENKPTLYRTRRFESTKPHQRSGVHSNGAYSQFLDFPGGQVAFTHEMRFISESPKERIPCYRVLDDDGQLIQGSIDVGKEIAVKMYSDMATLQTMDTIFYEAQRQGRISFYLTTIGEEAINIASAAALTIDDFVVPQYREPGVLLWRGFTLQQFANQCFSNKDDDCRGRQMPIHYGSKKLNYFTVASTIASQLPHAVGVAYSLKMDGKDACAVTYFGDGGSSEGDFHAALNFAAVTEAPVLFICRNNGWAISTPTSDQFRSDGIVVRGEAYGVRSIRVDGNDTLALYSTVRAAREMAIREQRPILVEALTYRVGHHSTSDDSTKYRPVDEIELWRSARDPIARFRKWIESNGWWSGEAESELRSNVRKQLLDAIQVAERTEKPPLVDIFTDVYDVPPTNLSEQEKWLRETIKIHPQDYPSDFTL encoded by the exons ATGGCAGTGTGTGTGAGACAATCAAGAAACAATGTCATTAACCATGTCAAATCAAAGATGGGTTTGTTGGGTCTCACTAACTTGAGTTCTTCTTTGAACAATGATCACAGTACACTATCTACAGCTTCACTTGCTAAAGATTTGAGGAATCGAAGTTCGGTTTTTGAAAACAAACCGACCCTTTATAGGACTCGGCGTTTTGAGTCCACTAAACCTCATCAAAGGTCTGGGGTGCACAGTAATGGGGCCTACAGTCAG TTTTTGGATTTCCCAGGGGGACAGGTTGCATTCACCCATGAAATGAGATTTATATCTGAATCTCCCAAGGAGCGGATTCCCTGCTACCGTGTTCTTGATGATGATGGTCAGCTGATACAGGGCAGCATCGATGTTGG TAAGGAAATTGCTGTAAAGATGTACAGTGACATGGCTACTCTTCAAACCATGGACACTATCTTCTATGAAGCCCAGAGGCAAGGAAGAATTTCATTCTATCTGACTACAATTGGAGAAGAGGCCATTAATATTGCATCAGCAGCAGCTCTTACCATTGATGATTTTGTTGTCCCACAG TACAGGGAACCTGGAGTCCTATTATGGCGTGGTTTTACCCTTCAACAATTTGCAAATCAGTGTTTCAGTAACAAAGATGATGATTGCAGAGGCAGGCAGATGCCTATCCATTATGGATCAAAAAAGCTTAATTACTTTACAGTAGCATCGACAATTGC TTCACAACTTCCGCATGCAGTCGGTGTTGCATATTCTCTTAAAATGGATGGAAAAGATGCATGTGCGGTGACTTATTTTGGTGATGGTGGCTCAAGTGAG GGAGATTTTCATGCCGCTTTAAATTTTGCGGCAGTCACGGAGGCCCCTGTTTTATTTATCTGTCGAAACAATGGATGGGCTATTAGTACTCCTACTTCAGACCAGTTCCGAA GTGATGGTATTGTTGTCAGAGGGGAGGCTTATGGAGTGCGAAGTATACGTGTAGATGGTAATGATACTCTTGCCTTATATAGTACAGTTCGTGCTGCTCGTGAAATGGCTATACGTGAACAAAGACCAATCTTAGTTGAG GCTCTGACATATCGAGTGGGACACCACTCCACATCAGATGATTCCACCAAGTATCGCCCagttgatgaaattgagttgtgGAGATCAGCAAGAGACCCTATTGCTAGATTCCGAAAATGGATAGAAAGCAATGGTTGGTGGAGTGGTGAAGCTGAGTCAGAGCTTCGAAGCAATGTGAGGAAGCAG CTATTAGATGCAATTCAAGTAGCAGAGAGAACAGAGAAACCTCCACTTGTGGACATTTTCACGGATGTGTATGATGTTCCCCCGACCAACCTCAGCGAGCAAGAGAAATGGCTTAGAGAGACCATCAAGATACACCCACAAGATTACCCATCAGACTTTACTCTGTAA
- the LOC133694408 gene encoding 2-oxoisovalerate dehydrogenase subunit alpha 2, mitochondrial isoform X2 yields the protein MYSDMATLQTMDTIFYEAQRQGRISFYLTTIGEEAINIASAAALTIDDFVVPQYREPGVLLWRGFTLQQFANQCFSNKDDDCRGRQMPIHYGSKKLNYFTVASTIASQLPHAVGVAYSLKMDGKDACAVTYFGDGGSSEGDFHAALNFAAVTEAPVLFICRNNGWAISTPTSDQFRSDGIVVRGEAYGVRSIRVDGNDTLALYSTVRAAREMAIREQRPILVEALTYRVGHHSTSDDSTKYRPVDEIELWRSARDPIARFRKWIESNGWWSGEAESELRSNVRKQLLDAIQVAERTEKPPLVDIFTDVYDVPPTNLSEQEKWLRETIKIHPQDYPSDFTL from the exons ATGTACAGTGACATGGCTACTCTTCAAACCATGGACACTATCTTCTATGAAGCCCAGAGGCAAGGAAGAATTTCATTCTATCTGACTACAATTGGAGAAGAGGCCATTAATATTGCATCAGCAGCAGCTCTTACCATTGATGATTTTGTTGTCCCACAG TACAGGGAACCTGGAGTCCTATTATGGCGTGGTTTTACCCTTCAACAATTTGCAAATCAGTGTTTCAGTAACAAAGATGATGATTGCAGAGGCAGGCAGATGCCTATCCATTATGGATCAAAAAAGCTTAATTACTTTACAGTAGCATCGACAATTGC TTCACAACTTCCGCATGCAGTCGGTGTTGCATATTCTCTTAAAATGGATGGAAAAGATGCATGTGCGGTGACTTATTTTGGTGATGGTGGCTCAAGTGAG GGAGATTTTCATGCCGCTTTAAATTTTGCGGCAGTCACGGAGGCCCCTGTTTTATTTATCTGTCGAAACAATGGATGGGCTATTAGTACTCCTACTTCAGACCAGTTCCGAA GTGATGGTATTGTTGTCAGAGGGGAGGCTTATGGAGTGCGAAGTATACGTGTAGATGGTAATGATACTCTTGCCTTATATAGTACAGTTCGTGCTGCTCGTGAAATGGCTATACGTGAACAAAGACCAATCTTAGTTGAG GCTCTGACATATCGAGTGGGACACCACTCCACATCAGATGATTCCACCAAGTATCGCCCagttgatgaaattgagttgtgGAGATCAGCAAGAGACCCTATTGCTAGATTCCGAAAATGGATAGAAAGCAATGGTTGGTGGAGTGGTGAAGCTGAGTCAGAGCTTCGAAGCAATGTGAGGAAGCAG CTATTAGATGCAATTCAAGTAGCAGAGAGAACAGAGAAACCTCCACTTGTGGACATTTTCACGGATGTGTATGATGTTCCCCCGACCAACCTCAGCGAGCAAGAGAAATGGCTTAGAGAGACCATCAAGATACACCCACAAGATTACCCATCAGACTTTACTCTGTAA
- the LOC133694409 gene encoding SAL1 phosphatase-like, whose protein sequence is MSINFGSIIAKPKITITSNPFLVSSPLLFFSNKTKTKPSILTAFSSMSYDKELAAAKKAASLAARLCQKVQKAILQSDVQSKSDKSPVTVADYGSQALVSYVLQRELPSELFSLVAEEDSEDLCKDAAQETLERITKLVNDILASDGSYSDSILSTDDVVKAIDCGKSEGGSQGRHWVLDPIDGTKGFLRGDQYAIALALLDEGTVVLGVLACPNLPLTSIAGGGSHHSLPGEVGCLFFSVAGGGTYMHSLDSSSAVKVQVSSIDNPEEASFFESYEAAHSMHDLSSSIAKKLGVKAPPVRIDSQAKYGALSRGDGVIYLRFPHKGYREKIWDHAAGYIVVAEAGGVVTDAAGNPLDFSKGRYLDLDTGIIVTNQKLMPSLLKAVRESIEEKVSSL, encoded by the exons ATGTCCATAAATTTTGGAAGCATTATTGCAAAACCCAAAATCACTATCACATCAAACCCGTTTCTTgtttcctctcctctcctcttttTCTCTAACAAAACCAAAACGAAACCCTCTATTCTAACAGCATTTTCTTCGATGTCTTACGATAAAGAACTTGCTGCTGCCAAGAAAGCTGCCTCTCTCGCTGCCCGACTCTGCCAG AAGGTGCAAAAAGCTATTTTGCAATCGGATGTCCAATCAAAATCAGATAAAAGTCCTGTCACAGTTGCTGATTATG GCTCTCAAGCACTAGTTAGTTATGTTCTGCAGAGGGAGCTTCCTTCTGAACTATTTTCATTAGTGGCTGAGGAG GATTCGGAAGATCTCTGCAAGGATGCTGCCCAGGAAACTCTAGAGCGCATTACAAAACTTGTTAATGATATTCTAGCTAGTGATGGATCATATAGTGATTCTATTTTATCCACGGATGATGTTGTCAAGGCCATTGACTGTGGCAAATCTGAAGGTGGTTCTCAAGGCAGACACTGGGTTCTGGATCCTATAGATGGTACTAAAGG GTTCTTAAGAGGAGATCAATATGCAATAGCTTTAGCATTGCTAGATGAAGGGACAGTAGTGTTGGGTGTCTTGGCTTGTCCCAATCTTCCATTAACTTCCATTGCTGGTGGTGGCTCTCACCATTCTTTGCCTGGTGAAGTTGGTTGCCTTTTCTTCTCTGTAGCTGGTGGTGGTACTTACATGCATTCACTGGATAGCTCTTCAGCAGTGAAG GTGCAAGTCAGCTCTATTGACAATCCTGAAGAAGCATCATTCTTTGAATCATATGAAGCAGCGCACTCCATGCATGATCTATCCAGTTCTATTGCCAAA AAACTTGGTGTCAAAGCACCACCAGTTAGAATTGATAGCCAAGCAAAGTATGGCGCTCTGTCCAGAGGAGATGGGGTCATTTATCTGCGATTCCCACATAAAGGTTACCGTGAAAAAATATGGGATCATGCTGCTGGATACATAGTGGTCGCAG AAGCTGGGGGAGTGGTAACTGATGCTGCAGGGAACCCCTTAGATTTTTCAAAAGGAAGATACCTGGATCTTGACACAGGCATCATCGTTACTAATCAGAAGTTGATGCCATCACTTTTAAAGGCTGTTAGAGAATCCATAGAGGAGAAAGTTTCATCGTTGTGA